Proteins encoded in a region of the Elaeis guineensis isolate ETL-2024a chromosome 7, EG11, whole genome shotgun sequence genome:
- the LOC105048826 gene encoding purine-uracil permease NCS1-like: MPPVAEDVLEFKPEASLLDSNLSPVPATKRTLTRWDIALLWFSMVVNVPCYYLAGSLVDLGMSWWQGVATIILGNTILLAPLILTAHPGTRYGISFPILLRSAFGVRGAHVPALLRALVACAWCGIETWIGGQAIFLLLPRSIKNSWYAHPIHWLGTSALEFSCFILFLLLQLAILWKGMAGIRLLQNYSAPVLLLLTGWLFFWAYFKAGGFGEMLSTPSRLGPSQFWSVFLPSLTATISNWSSIALNIPDFTRFAIRQYDQIAGQLGLPIFMGLYTFIGLAITSSTQVIYGRVISNPIHLLAEIGGTFTIVVAIFGISLATITTNIPGNFVAPANVLVSLSPSTFSFAGGALFTGFVGVAFQPWRIIESSESFVYTWLIGYSALLGPVSGIILVDYYVLRRMVLDVKALYSANPRGPYYYSRGFNVAAIGALVVSVAPAIPGFLHKVGILKATSQVFVVIYDNAWFFGIFSAAAIYWVLSCWRWPQRVSTVPSVWEPLQPTMA; encoded by the coding sequence ATGCCTCCAGTCGCGGAAGATGTGCTCGAATTCAAGCCGGAAGCGAGCCTTCTCGACAGCAACCTCAGCCCCGTCCCGGCCACGAAGCGCACCCTCACCCGGTGGGACATCGCCCTCCTCTGGTTCAGCATGGTGGTGAACGTCCCCTGCTACTACCTCGCCGGCAGCCTTGTGGATCTCGGCATGTCCTGGTGGCAAGGCGTCGCCACCATCATCCTCGGCAACACCATCCTCCTGGCCCCTCTCATCCTCACCGCCCATCCCGGCACCCGCTACGGCATCTCCTTCCCCATTCTCCTCCGCTCCGCCTTCGGCGTCCGCGGCGCCCACGTCCCCGCCCTCCTCCGCGCCCTCGTCGCCTGCGCCTGGTGCGGCATCGAGACATGGATCGGCGGCCAGGccatcttcctcctcctccctcgcTCCATAAAGAACTCCTGGTACGCCCATCCGATCCACTGGCTCGGCACGTCGGCGCTCGAATTCTCCTGCTTCATTCTCTTCTTGCTGCTCCAACTGGCCATTCTCTGGAAGGGCATGGCCGGCATTCGACTGCTTCAGAACTACTCGGCGCCGGTGCTCCTCCTGCTGACCGGCTGGCTCTTTTTCTGGGCGTACTTCAAAGCCGGCGGCTTCGGAGAAATGCTCTCCACTCCCTCCCGTCTCGGCCCGTCACAATTCTGGTCCGTCTTCCTCCCTTCCCTGACCGCCACCATCAGCAACTGGTCCAGCATCGCGCTGAACATACCGGACTTCACGCGGTTCGCCATCCGCCAGTACGATCAGATCGCGGGCCAGCTGGGCCTCCCCATCTTCATGGGTCTCTACACCTTCATTGGCCTGGCCATCACTTCCTCCACACAAGTGATCTACGGTAGGGTGATCTCCAACCCAATTCATCTCTTAGCAGAGATCGGTGGAACCTTTACCATAGTCGTTGCCATCTTTGGCATCAGCCTCGCCACCATCACCACCAACATTCCTGGTAATTTTGTCGCCCCTGCCAACGTTCTCGTCAGTCTCAGCCCTTCCACCTTCAGCTTCGCAGGGGGTGCTCTGTTTACGGGATTCGTCGGTGTCGCCTTCCAGCCTTGGCGAATTATCGAATCCAGTGAGAGCTTCGTCTACACTTGGCTCATCGGGTACTCGGCATTGCTCGGCCCAGTCTCGGGGATTATACTTGTCGACTATTACGTACTCCGCCGCATGGTGCTCGACGTGAAGGCACTGTACTCTGCTAATCCTCGAGGGCCGTACTATTACTCAAGAGGATTTAATGTTGCAGCAATTGGTGCTCTGGTTGTCAGTGTGGCGCCTGCCATTCCGGGATTCCTTCATaaggttggaatcctgaaggcaacCTCGCAAGTGTTCGTAGTCATATATGATAACGCCTGGTTCTTTGGCATCTTTTCGGCAGCGGCGATCTATTGGGTCCTCTCCTGCTGGAGATGGCCTCAGAGGGTCAGTACTGTTCCCTCTGTGTGGGAACCTCTCCAGCCTACAATGGCTTGA